Proteins from a single region of Chloroflexota bacterium:
- the secD gene encoding protein translocase subunit SecD, with product MRNPKRYLIPVLLLIALAVYIDLPSTKSISIPNPFGTKPLFEHPVQARLGLDLQGGVQALLQSEIDCNKVDPEAMKTARAIVEKRVNGLGVSEAVVQLADNCRIVVELPGERDPEHALETIRKTGVLEFVDLGDTYLPPGTPVQTDFHKATAPTPTPTAETTPTAGATPAASPTPQKVWHTVMTGAELKSVQVVPNQTGNGYEIAFELTTKGAKIFADYTSKNVGKILGIVLDGKVISAPRVQSPITDGRGVITGNFTLQSANDLAIQMRYGSLPIPLKVVQSSTIGPTLGEDSLRKSVHAGIIAIIVILSFMALYYRLPGLVADLALITYALLSVAIFKWIPVTFTLPGIAGFVLSIGMAVDANILIFERMKEELRDGHPLNHAIDLGWNRAWPSIRDANISTLITTAILFWFGNAYGASLVKGFALTLALGVLVSLFTAVTITRIFLHTILDTVDFSAHTKWFGI from the coding sequence ATGCGCAATCCCAAACGCTACCTGATTCCCGTGCTCTTGCTCATCGCGCTGGCGGTTTACATTGACCTCCCCAGCACGAAAAGCATCAGCATTCCCAACCCCTTTGGGACCAAACCCCTCTTCGAGCATCCCGTGCAAGCCCGCCTGGGGCTCGACCTGCAAGGTGGTGTCCAAGCCCTGCTGCAATCTGAGATCGATTGCAACAAAGTCGACCCTGAAGCCATGAAAACGGCGCGCGCGATTGTCGAGAAACGCGTCAACGGCCTCGGCGTGTCGGAAGCCGTGGTGCAGTTAGCCGACAATTGCCGCATCGTGGTGGAATTGCCCGGCGAACGCGACCCCGAACATGCGCTGGAAACCATCCGCAAAACGGGCGTGCTGGAATTCGTTGATTTAGGCGACACTTACCTGCCGCCGGGAACGCCGGTCCAGACCGACTTCCACAAAGCCACAGCCCCCACACCGACCCCCACCGCCGAAACCACCCCCACAGCGGGTGCAACCCCGGCGGCTTCCCCCACGCCTCAAAAAGTGTGGCACACCGTGATGACCGGCGCCGAGCTCAAGAGCGTGCAAGTCGTCCCCAACCAAACCGGCAACGGCTACGAGATTGCGTTTGAACTCACCACGAAAGGGGCCAAGATCTTCGCCGACTACACCAGCAAAAACGTGGGCAAGATTTTAGGGATTGTGCTGGACGGGAAAGTCATCTCCGCCCCGCGCGTGCAAAGCCCCATTACCGACGGGCGCGGCGTCATCACCGGCAACTTCACCCTGCAAAGCGCCAACGACCTCGCCATCCAGATGCGCTATGGCTCGCTGCCTATCCCGCTGAAGGTGGTGCAAAGCAGCACCATTGGCCCTACCCTGGGTGAAGACTCGCTGCGCAAGAGTGTGCACGCGGGCATTATCGCCATTATCGTCATCTTGAGTTTCATGGCGCTTTATTACCGCCTGCCCGGGTTGGTGGCCGACCTGGCGCTGATTACCTACGCCCTGCTTTCAGTTGCCATCTTCAAGTGGATTCCCGTCACCTTCACCCTGCCCGGCATCGCTGGTTTCGTGTTGAGCATAGGCATGGCCGTCGACGCGAACATCCTCATCTTTGAGCGCATGAAAGAGGAACTCCGCGACGGCCACCCCTTGAACCACGCCATTGACCTGGGATGGAACCGGGCATGGCCTTCCATCCGTGACGCCAACATTTCGACCCTCATTACCACCGCCATCCTCTTCTGGTTCGGGAACGCTTACGGCGCAAGCCTGGTGAAAGGCTTTGCCCTCACCCTGGCTTTGGGCGTGCTGGTCAGCCTGTTTACCGCTGTGACGATTACCCGTATCTTCCTGCACACCATTCTGGATACGGTGGACTTTTCCGCCCACACCAAGTGGTTTGGCATCTAA
- a CDS encoding isochorismatase → MMDALPLPPHFQPERVGKVWKVDYEARAAEARAWAQQHGLRPASEDTFRTALVLIDVQNTFCLPEFELFVAGRSGNGAVEDNIRLCQFIYHHLHRITHITATLDTHLPMQIFHAPFLVDAEGRHPAPFTMITADDVAASKWHFNPALASELGLTAEEGQRHLEHYVATLAARGKYQHTVWPFHAMLGGIGHALVPAVEEAVFFHSIARYTQPEFIIKGNHPLTEHYSALQPEVNTAPDGRLLVPPNERLVALVQTYDRVIITGQAKSHCVAWTVSDLLEALQNRGQGDLARKIYLLEDTTSPVVVPGADFTDAADEAYARFEAAGAHRVRTDAAAEIWSTI, encoded by the coding sequence ATGATGGACGCTTTGCCCCTTCCCCCGCATTTCCAGCCGGAGCGCGTAGGGAAAGTCTGGAAAGTGGATTACGAGGCCCGCGCGGCAGAAGCCCGTGCCTGGGCGCAGCAGCATGGCTTGCGCCCTGCCTCGGAAGACACTTTCCGCACTGCGCTGGTGCTCATCGACGTGCAGAACACCTTTTGCCTGCCTGAATTCGAGTTGTTCGTCGCCGGGCGCTCCGGCAACGGCGCGGTGGAGGACAACATTCGCCTGTGCCAGTTCATCTACCACCACCTGCACCGCATCACCCACATCACCGCCACCTTAGATACCCACCTGCCGATGCAGATTTTCCACGCGCCCTTCCTCGTGGATGCAGAAGGCCGCCATCCCGCGCCTTTTACCATGATTACCGCGGACGATGTGGCTGCCAGCAAGTGGCACTTCAACCCCGCGCTGGCTTCCGAACTCGGCCTGACGGCCGAAGAAGGTCAGCGGCACCTGGAGCACTATGTTGCCACCCTGGCTGCCCGCGGCAAATATCAGCACACCGTTTGGCCGTTCCACGCCATGCTGGGCGGCATCGGCCACGCGCTGGTGCCCGCGGTGGAAGAGGCGGTTTTCTTCCACAGCATCGCCCGCTATACGCAGCCGGAATTCATCATCAAAGGCAACCATCCCCTCACCGAGCACTATTCCGCCTTGCAGCCGGAGGTCAACACCGCGCCCGACGGGCGCCTCCTGGTGCCACCCAACGAGCGGCTGGTGGCGCTGGTGCAGACCTACGATCGCGTCATCATCACTGGCCAGGCCAAGAGCCACTGCGTGGCGTGGACGGTGAGCGATCTGCTGGAAGCCCTGCAAAATCGCGGGCAAGGCGACCTCGCCCGCAAAATTTACTTGTTGGAAGACACTACCTCGCCCGTGGTCGTGCCCGGCGCGGATTTTACCGACGCCGCGGACGAAGCCTACGCCCGCTTTGAGGCTGCAGGCGCGCATCGGGTGCGTACCGACGCTGCTGCCGAGATTTGGAGTACAATTTAG
- the secF gene encoding protein translocase subunit SecF → MDIIGKRYLYFGISLLVIIPGLVALFLWGLPLAIDFTGGSLLEVRFDKATPPTAEVIALYKELGIGDATVQTSAENTLVIRSKTMDEAMMNKLVKTMEERFHAKIEIVQFSTVGPSVGEEVAKRAMGAVALSALAILAYITYAFRGVPHAVRYGTAAIIAMLHDVSVTIGMEAIFGHFLHWEADAMFLTALLTIIGFSVHDSIVVFDRIRENSRRYRRLPYEKLVNHSIVQTLDRSINTQLTVMLTLFTLALFGGVTTRHFVIILLIGIFSGTYSSIFNASPILIVWENREWRCWIKGKLKCTGEEATA, encoded by the coding sequence ATGGATATCATCGGCAAGCGCTACCTTTACTTTGGCATTTCGCTCCTGGTCATCATACCAGGGCTGGTTGCCCTCTTCCTGTGGGGACTTCCGCTGGCCATCGACTTCACCGGCGGCAGCCTGCTGGAAGTTCGCTTTGACAAGGCCACCCCTCCCACCGCCGAAGTCATCGCCCTTTACAAGGAACTCGGCATTGGCGACGCTACGGTACAAACCTCGGCGGAGAACACCCTCGTCATCCGCTCCAAAACCATGGACGAGGCGATGATGAACAAACTCGTGAAAACGATGGAAGAACGCTTTCACGCGAAAATCGAAATCGTCCAGTTCTCCACGGTGGGGCCTTCCGTAGGTGAAGAAGTCGCCAAGCGCGCCATGGGGGCCGTCGCCCTCTCGGCGCTCGCCATTTTGGCCTACATCACCTACGCCTTCCGCGGCGTTCCCCACGCCGTGCGTTACGGCACCGCGGCCATCATCGCCATGCTGCACGATGTCTCCGTAACCATCGGCATGGAAGCCATTTTCGGCCACTTCCTTCACTGGGAAGCCGACGCCATGTTCCTTACAGCCTTGTTGACCATCATCGGCTTCTCGGTGCACGACTCCATCGTGGTGTTCGACCGTATCCGCGAAAACAGCCGTCGCTACCGCCGATTGCCTTACGAGAAACTGGTCAACCACTCCATCGTCCAAACGCTCGACCGGTCCATCAACACGCAGTTGACGGTAATGCTGACGCTGTTCACCCTGGCGCTCTTCGGCGGCGTCACGACGCGGCACTTCGTCATCATCTTGCTCATCGGTATTTTCAGCGGCACCTACTCCTCCATCTTCAACGCTTCGCCCATCCTGATCGTATGGGAAAACCGCGAATGGCGCTGCTGGATCAAGGGCAAACTGAAGTGCACCGGCGAGGAAGCCACGGCGTAA